One Legionella lansingensis genomic region harbors:
- a CDS encoding dimethylarginine dimethylaminohydrolase family protein, translating into MFVNAIVRPPAPSLVAGLTTFLELGVPDYDLAIVQHQNYVQALVDCGVEVSVLNPLEAYPDSCFVEDVALLTEKLAILTNPGAKSRQGEVFEIAPILNAFYKDNITRITTPATVDAGDILRIDDHFYIGLSQRTNVEGAQQISQLLTALGFTASTIVLREFLHLKTGVSYLGHGYLLVSGELINHPQFSQFKQLPVVATEIYAANCILVNGIVLMPAGFPKTKKMIQDMGLSVRTLDVSEFRKIDGGLSCLSLRF; encoded by the coding sequence ATGTTCGTGAATGCGATTGTCAGACCCCCCGCACCCTCTTTGGTGGCTGGGCTAACCACTTTCTTAGAACTCGGTGTACCTGATTATGATTTAGCTATTGTGCAACATCAAAACTATGTTCAAGCTTTAGTTGATTGTGGTGTGGAAGTGAGCGTACTTAATCCTCTCGAGGCTTATCCTGATTCTTGCTTTGTTGAAGATGTGGCATTATTGACTGAAAAATTAGCCATACTCACCAATCCAGGTGCCAAATCAAGACAGGGAGAAGTCTTCGAAATAGCCCCCATACTTAATGCATTTTATAAGGACAACATAACCAGAATAACTACACCTGCAACGGTGGATGCTGGGGATATCCTTAGAATCGATGATCATTTTTACATCGGTTTGTCACAAAGAACAAATGTGGAGGGAGCTCAACAAATAAGTCAGTTATTAACAGCCCTTGGTTTTACCGCTTCTACCATCGTGTTAAGAGAATTTCTGCATCTTAAGACAGGTGTGAGCTATCTGGGCCATGGGTATTTATTGGTAAGTGGTGAATTGATAAATCATCCGCAATTTAGCCAGTTTAAACAACTTCCTGTTGTAGCAACAGAGATTTATGCTGCCAATTGCATCCTCGTAAATGGAATTGTTTTGATGCCTGCTGGCTTTCCTAAGACAAAAAAGATGATACAAGATATGGGTCTCTCAGTGCGCACTTTAGATGTCAGCGAATTTAGAAAAATTGATGGCGGCCTAAGTTGTTTATCCCTGAGATTTTAA